One Vanacampus margaritifer isolate UIUO_Vmar chromosome 20, RoL_Vmar_1.0, whole genome shotgun sequence DNA window includes the following coding sequences:
- the pcyt1ba gene encoding choline-phosphate cytidylyltransferase B isoform X3, producing the protein MLTEPAIFARETSCDCRAPHEKLTIAQARRGTPVDRPVRVYADGIFDLFHSGHARALMQAKNLFPNTYLIVGVCSDELTHKYKGFTVMTETERYEALRHCRYVDEVLRDAPWTLTPEFLEQHKIDFVAHDDIPYSSAGSEDVYKHIKEAGMFVPTQRTEGISTSDIITRIVRDYDVYARRNLQRGYTAKELNVSYINEKKYRLQNQVDRMKEKVRNVEEKSKHFVYRVEEKSHDLIQKWEEKSREFIGNFLELFGPDGTWKQVFQERSGRMLSYAMSPRESPCNSPPRELSPLRSPSPPSPPARWHNARPSPPASPKGASASISSMSEGDEDEK; encoded by the exons ATGCTGACAGAGCCTGCCATCTTTGCCAGAGAGACCAGCTGCGATTGCCGCGCCCCCCATGAAAAGCTCACCATCGCTCAGGCCCGCAGAGGCACCCCGG TGGACCGTCCAGTGAGAGTCTACGCTGATGGCATCTTCGACCTGTTTCACTCGGGCCATGCTCGTGCTCTCATGCAGGCCAAGAACCTTTTCCCCAACACCTACCTCATCGTGGGAG TGTGCAGCGACGAGCTGACCCATAAGTACAAAGGCTTCACTGTCATGACAGAAACGGAACGATACGAAGCGCTCCGACATTGCCGCTACGTCGATGAGGTGCTCAGGGACGCTCCCTGGACGCTCACGCCGGAATTTTTGGAGCAACACAAG ATCGATTTTGTGGCTCATGATGATATTCCATACTCCTCAGCAGGGAGCGAGGACGTCTACAAACACATCAAGGAAGCAG GAATGTTTGTGCCTACTCAACGTACCGAAGGAATCTCCACGTCTGACATCATCACCAGGATTGTCCGGGACTACGATGTCTACGCCCGTCGCAACCTCCAACGTGGCTACACGGCCAAGGAGCTCAACGTCAGCTACATCAAT GAAAAGAAGTACCGGCTGCAGAATCAAGTGGACCGGATGAAAGAGAAGGTTCGCAACGTTGAGGAGAAGAGTAAACATTTTGTCTACCGTGTTGAGGAGAAGAGTCATGACCTCATTCAGAAGTGGGAAGAAAAATCCAGGGAGTTTATCGGCAACTTTTTGGAACTATTTGGACCTGATGGTACTTGG AAGCAGGTGTTTCAGGAGCGCAGCGGACGAATGCTCTCCTACGCTATGTCCCCCAGAGAGTCTCCCTGCAACAGTCCTCCTCGTGAACTGTCTCCCCTGCGTTCACCGTCGCCGCCATCGCCACCGGCCCGCTGGCACAACGCACGGCCCTCGCCCCCAGCCTCCCCCAAGGGAGCTTCGGCCTCTATCAGCAGCATGAGCGAAGGCGACGAGGACGAGAAATAA
- the pcyt1ba gene encoding choline-phosphate cytidylyltransferase B isoform X1 encodes MAKERRTRARQCCSYATRPRRRSRGPSKMLTEPAIFARETSCDCRAPHEKLTIAQARRGTPVDRPVRVYADGIFDLFHSGHARALMQAKNLFPNTYLIVGVCSDELTHKYKGFTVMTETERYEALRHCRYVDEVLRDAPWTLTPEFLEQHKIDFVAHDDIPYSSAGSEDVYKHIKEAGMFVPTQRTEGISTSDIITRIVRDYDVYARRNLQRGYTAKELNVSYINEKKYRLQNQVDRMKEKVRNVEEKSKHFVYRVEEKSHDLIQKWEEKSREFIGNFLELFGPDGTWKQVFQERSGRMLSYAMSPRESPCNSPPRELSPLRSPSPPSPPARWHNARPSPPASPKGASASISSMSEGDEDEK; translated from the exons ATGGCGAAGGAGCGACGTACCCGAGCACGTCAATGTTGCTCGTATGCAACACGTCCTCGGCGCAGATCTAGAGGACCCTCGAAG ATGCTGACAGAGCCTGCCATCTTTGCCAGAGAGACCAGCTGCGATTGCCGCGCCCCCCATGAAAAGCTCACCATCGCTCAGGCCCGCAGAGGCACCCCGG TGGACCGTCCAGTGAGAGTCTACGCTGATGGCATCTTCGACCTGTTTCACTCGGGCCATGCTCGTGCTCTCATGCAGGCCAAGAACCTTTTCCCCAACACCTACCTCATCGTGGGAG TGTGCAGCGACGAGCTGACCCATAAGTACAAAGGCTTCACTGTCATGACAGAAACGGAACGATACGAAGCGCTCCGACATTGCCGCTACGTCGATGAGGTGCTCAGGGACGCTCCCTGGACGCTCACGCCGGAATTTTTGGAGCAACACAAG ATCGATTTTGTGGCTCATGATGATATTCCATACTCCTCAGCAGGGAGCGAGGACGTCTACAAACACATCAAGGAAGCAG GAATGTTTGTGCCTACTCAACGTACCGAAGGAATCTCCACGTCTGACATCATCACCAGGATTGTCCGGGACTACGATGTCTACGCCCGTCGCAACCTCCAACGTGGCTACACGGCCAAGGAGCTCAACGTCAGCTACATCAAT GAAAAGAAGTACCGGCTGCAGAATCAAGTGGACCGGATGAAAGAGAAGGTTCGCAACGTTGAGGAGAAGAGTAAACATTTTGTCTACCGTGTTGAGGAGAAGAGTCATGACCTCATTCAGAAGTGGGAAGAAAAATCCAGGGAGTTTATCGGCAACTTTTTGGAACTATTTGGACCTGATGGTACTTGG AAGCAGGTGTTTCAGGAGCGCAGCGGACGAATGCTCTCCTACGCTATGTCCCCCAGAGAGTCTCCCTGCAACAGTCCTCCTCGTGAACTGTCTCCCCTGCGTTCACCGTCGCCGCCATCGCCACCGGCCCGCTGGCACAACGCACGGCCCTCGCCCCCAGCCTCCCCCAAGGGAGCTTCGGCCTCTATCAGCAGCATGAGCGAAGGCGACGAGGACGAGAAATAA
- the pcyt1ba gene encoding choline-phosphate cytidylyltransferase B isoform X2: protein MEELEHTCPHPRTMLTEPAIFARETSCDCRAPHEKLTIAQARRGTPVDRPVRVYADGIFDLFHSGHARALMQAKNLFPNTYLIVGVCSDELTHKYKGFTVMTETERYEALRHCRYVDEVLRDAPWTLTPEFLEQHKIDFVAHDDIPYSSAGSEDVYKHIKEAGMFVPTQRTEGISTSDIITRIVRDYDVYARRNLQRGYTAKELNVSYINEKKYRLQNQVDRMKEKVRNVEEKSKHFVYRVEEKSHDLIQKWEEKSREFIGNFLELFGPDGTWKQVFQERSGRMLSYAMSPRESPCNSPPRELSPLRSPSPPSPPARWHNARPSPPASPKGASASISSMSEGDEDEK from the exons ATGGAGGAGCTTGAACACACTTGCCCCCATCCTCGGACG ATGCTGACAGAGCCTGCCATCTTTGCCAGAGAGACCAGCTGCGATTGCCGCGCCCCCCATGAAAAGCTCACCATCGCTCAGGCCCGCAGAGGCACCCCGG TGGACCGTCCAGTGAGAGTCTACGCTGATGGCATCTTCGACCTGTTTCACTCGGGCCATGCTCGTGCTCTCATGCAGGCCAAGAACCTTTTCCCCAACACCTACCTCATCGTGGGAG TGTGCAGCGACGAGCTGACCCATAAGTACAAAGGCTTCACTGTCATGACAGAAACGGAACGATACGAAGCGCTCCGACATTGCCGCTACGTCGATGAGGTGCTCAGGGACGCTCCCTGGACGCTCACGCCGGAATTTTTGGAGCAACACAAG ATCGATTTTGTGGCTCATGATGATATTCCATACTCCTCAGCAGGGAGCGAGGACGTCTACAAACACATCAAGGAAGCAG GAATGTTTGTGCCTACTCAACGTACCGAAGGAATCTCCACGTCTGACATCATCACCAGGATTGTCCGGGACTACGATGTCTACGCCCGTCGCAACCTCCAACGTGGCTACACGGCCAAGGAGCTCAACGTCAGCTACATCAAT GAAAAGAAGTACCGGCTGCAGAATCAAGTGGACCGGATGAAAGAGAAGGTTCGCAACGTTGAGGAGAAGAGTAAACATTTTGTCTACCGTGTTGAGGAGAAGAGTCATGACCTCATTCAGAAGTGGGAAGAAAAATCCAGGGAGTTTATCGGCAACTTTTTGGAACTATTTGGACCTGATGGTACTTGG AAGCAGGTGTTTCAGGAGCGCAGCGGACGAATGCTCTCCTACGCTATGTCCCCCAGAGAGTCTCCCTGCAACAGTCCTCCTCGTGAACTGTCTCCCCTGCGTTCACCGTCGCCGCCATCGCCACCGGCCCGCTGGCACAACGCACGGCCCTCGCCCCCAGCCTCCCCCAAGGGAGCTTCGGCCTCTATCAGCAGCATGAGCGAAGGCGACGAGGACGAGAAATAA